A region from the Desulfitobacterium dehalogenans ATCC 51507 genome encodes:
- a CDS encoding glycosyl hydrolase family 18 protein, translating to MRILRRGSRGNDVAEVQVRLSELGYIPGPIDGTFGAKTEAAVIRFQRDRGLTPDGIVGPLTYNVLFQPVPQPDYVPYTIKAGDTLYKLSLIYGVSVDELFAANPGVDPYQLRIGQQIVIPKRPGRRHTFSAWIPYWVQQEAMAVVRQHAELFTTLSPFWYELTPTGDLLLYPNGEDSALIEFTLSRGIELIPLIANNYDQQLISTVLNNPTIRQRHVTQIVNKVLSMNYAGIEIDYENIAVTDRDLFVLFLRELKTALVPYNKKLYVAIQAKTYADEPVSAGHDYLGIGSIVDVVRLMLYDYSWDTPGSIAPVGWIQEVLDYAVTVIPSSKLEAGLPTYGYDWGTTRRGVTYDAAIRLAQQYGAQIIQDPQGGPHFSYIDADEIVHEVWFINAIYFATFVDIVNQYNIRGISIWYPGGDDPQIYTVIRDRLM from the coding sequence ATGAGAATTTTACGTAGAGGGTCCAGAGGAAACGATGTTGCCGAAGTCCAGGTCCGTTTAAGTGAGCTGGGATACATACCCGGACCCATCGATGGAACCTTTGGCGCTAAGACAGAGGCAGCTGTAATCCGCTTTCAGAGGGACAGGGGATTGACCCCTGATGGGATCGTAGGCCCCCTTACTTACAATGTTCTCTTCCAGCCTGTTCCACAACCAGACTACGTCCCTTATACCATTAAAGCCGGCGATACTCTTTACAAGCTTTCACTGATCTATGGAGTATCGGTAGATGAGCTCTTTGCCGCCAACCCTGGTGTCGACCCCTACCAATTGCGCATCGGCCAACAAATCGTAATACCCAAAAGACCCGGAAGACGACATACTTTTTCAGCTTGGATTCCTTATTGGGTACAACAGGAGGCCATGGCTGTAGTACGCCAGCATGCTGAACTTTTCACAACTCTTTCTCCCTTCTGGTATGAACTCACCCCAACAGGAGATTTGCTCCTTTATCCTAATGGCGAAGACTCTGCATTGATTGAATTCACACTCTCTCGAGGGATCGAGCTTATACCTTTAATCGCCAATAATTATGATCAACAACTGATCTCCACTGTATTGAACAACCCCACCATCCGTCAACGCCATGTTACCCAAATCGTTAATAAAGTTCTTTCCATGAATTATGCCGGAATCGAGATCGATTACGAAAATATTGCAGTCACTGATCGAGATCTTTTTGTCCTTTTCCTAAGAGAGCTCAAAACAGCTCTGGTACCCTATAACAAAAAGCTATACGTAGCCATTCAAGCGAAGACCTATGCCGACGAGCCGGTCAGCGCCGGCCATGATTATTTGGGGATTGGGAGTATTGTAGATGTTGTTCGCCTCATGCTCTATGATTATAGCTGGGATACTCCCGGCTCTATTGCCCCAGTCGGCTGGATTCAGGAAGTCCTTGACTATGCGGTGACCGTTATCCCTAGCTCAAAACTGGAAGCCGGTTTGCCTACTTACGGTTATGATTGGGGAACCACCAGGAGAGGTGTTACCTATGACGCAGCAATCCGTCTAGCCCAGCAATACGGGGCTCAGATTATTCAGGATCCCCAAGGGGGTCCTCACTTCAGCTATATTGATGCTGATGAAATAGTCCACGAAGTCTGGTTTATCAATGCAATTTACTTTGCTACCTTCGTGGATATCGTCAATCAGTATAATATTCGAGGAATATCCATCTGGTATCCCGGTGGAGATGATCCTCAGATTTACACCGTGATTCGGGACCGGCTGATGTAA
- a CDS encoding polysaccharide deacetylase family protein, producing MKKDSRVWRRFGLTLLIIGALALVGCSSLSLESFKTFKGFHMAQENKQGTGGQDKSPEESSQGDGNTAENPIYEEKDDLIKEGNENSNTNEEGTDDPVFIEIPPAQNSQESPANMSPEPAPPGTPVRTFYELSGTPPTAPGLAMKHRVFKEEPSKIVYLTIDDGPSENTAPILEVLKREGVNATFFVIGSQVERYPELLKKAYEQGNAIGNHTYSHNYSEIYKSPEAFVANLKKNEDLIYQLIGVRPKVIRTPGGTHGNFHISYYNAVDALDYLVYDWNVSTGDASAPLVSAETIIRNVKEQVPGRDRIILLMHDAPGKWTTVDALPKIIRFLKEQGYEFGVLSPEVAPILFPGGFHD from the coding sequence ATGAAAAAAGACAGCAGAGTATGGAGAAGATTCGGGCTAACATTACTTATTATAGGGGCCCTCGCTTTAGTGGGGTGCAGTTCGCTCTCCTTAGAATCCTTCAAAACGTTCAAAGGATTTCATATGGCTCAAGAGAATAAGCAAGGTACAGGAGGACAAGATAAATCTCCGGAAGAAAGCTCTCAGGGCGATGGCAACACTGCAGAAAACCCCATTTATGAAGAAAAGGATGACCTCATAAAAGAGGGTAACGAAAATTCCAACACCAATGAAGAAGGGACCGATGATCCCGTTTTTATAGAAATTCCTCCTGCGCAAAATTCTCAAGAGAGTCCGGCGAATATGTCTCCGGAACCGGCTCCTCCAGGGACCCCGGTTCGTACATTTTATGAATTATCCGGCACACCTCCCACTGCTCCGGGCTTAGCTATGAAGCATCGTGTATTTAAAGAAGAACCTTCGAAAATTGTTTATTTAACCATCGACGACGGACCCTCGGAAAATACAGCCCCTATCTTGGAAGTACTCAAGAGGGAAGGGGTTAACGCTACCTTCTTTGTTATCGGGAGCCAGGTCGAAAGATACCCTGAGTTGCTCAAAAAGGCCTATGAACAAGGCAATGCTATTGGCAATCATACTTATTCTCATAATTACAGTGAAATCTACAAAAGTCCAGAGGCATTTGTAGCTAACCTGAAAAAGAACGAAGATTTAATTTACCAACTTATTGGTGTTCGCCCCAAGGTGATCCGTACTCCGGGGGGAACCCACGGAAATTTTCATATCAGTTACTATAACGCAGTGGATGCGCTGGATTATTTAGTTTATGACTGGAATGTAAGTACAGGGGATGCATCGGCACCTCTGGTGTCTGCGGAGACTATTATTAGGAATGTCAAAGAACAAGTCCCTGGTAGAGACCGAATTATTCTTTTGATGCACGACGCTCCGGGCAAATGGACGACAGTGGATGCCTTGCCGAAGATTATTCGTTTTCTCAAGGAGCAAGGCTATGAGTTCGGAGTACTATCCCCTGAGGTTGCCCCCATTCTCTTCCCAGGAGGGTTTCACGATTAG
- a CDS encoding cell wall-binding repeat-containing protein: MTFEKKATSIFLTFTIFFALVFPGLTYASTAPTVNRLAGQDRYETAATIAKQWSHSDYAILVSGENYPDALASAPLAPKHNAPILLTTSDSLPTPTKQALADLEVNQVIIVGGTGVIAPSIEAELQAMGISTTRLAGQNRYETALKIADQVQNSPSQLFVCTGDDFADALSVAPIAAIEQIPILLVSGDSLANSVQEYLDLNSAHITKTYVIGYSDVISDKVASQFPNVERIVGADKYARNIAVNEKFNNLFSTGAICIASGEGFADALSGSALAAKKSEPIILVNNATPDTTKKYYQQRLVNLDHLTVFGGTGIVPDKVMQDLKPPADLPVGIRLDKTFITLTKGQSESLTAILDMSSGSVEGTGNELVWLSSNPTVATVSQGKVEGMGYGSAHITVKTKDGSQASCLVAVDSPTKKYRTMNLSNYTKTGTNTATFKYQLLDETGKDITAEIPASQLRATSTLSSSISLDPSQGIGTITFKSSSDTGKPITIILLDGASGSAVSLDSTSNAGSSSYTYPVGIPQPELPPPNPDQKISEIKITSTKLGIAWSDGISNDMGYATYIVKDQNGRDITNSSLANNLKATSDVGIAATAYKGLLKVDFGPNLDAYSLTGVTVTITDPQSGVTGTATLEITPQIRVISP, encoded by the coding sequence ATGACATTTGAGAAGAAAGCAACAAGTATCTTCTTAACATTCACCATTTTTTTTGCTTTAGTTTTTCCCGGGCTAACCTATGCAAGCACAGCACCAACAGTGAATCGATTGGCTGGCCAAGACAGGTATGAAACGGCAGCAACCATTGCCAAGCAATGGTCACATTCAGACTATGCGATTCTTGTCTCCGGCGAAAACTATCCGGATGCACTGGCAAGTGCACCCCTGGCCCCAAAACATAATGCACCGATCCTATTAACTACTTCAGATAGTTTGCCGACACCCACTAAACAGGCTTTAGCCGATTTAGAGGTGAACCAGGTCATCATCGTTGGCGGAACCGGAGTTATTGCACCTTCTATTGAAGCAGAACTGCAAGCCATGGGAATCTCTACAACCCGGCTTGCCGGTCAGAACCGGTATGAGACCGCTCTAAAAATTGCCGACCAAGTTCAAAACTCACCGTCCCAATTGTTCGTTTGCACCGGTGATGATTTTGCGGATGCTCTTTCTGTGGCACCCATTGCGGCAATCGAACAGATTCCGATTCTTTTAGTTTCCGGCGACTCTTTAGCAAACTCTGTCCAAGAATATCTTGATTTAAATTCGGCTCATATCACGAAAACCTATGTAATTGGCTATTCAGATGTTATTAGCGACAAGGTCGCCAGTCAATTTCCTAATGTTGAGCGTATCGTCGGGGCTGATAAATATGCCAGAAATATCGCTGTCAACGAAAAATTCAATAACTTATTCAGTACAGGAGCCATTTGTATTGCCAGTGGAGAGGGATTTGCCGACGCTCTTTCCGGCTCTGCACTGGCAGCCAAAAAATCCGAGCCGATTATTCTCGTCAATAACGCTACTCCTGATACGACGAAAAAGTATTATCAACAACGATTGGTGAACTTAGATCATCTCACTGTGTTTGGCGGAACAGGGATCGTTCCGGATAAGGTCATGCAGGATTTAAAGCCCCCTGCTGATTTACCGGTGGGAATCAGACTGGATAAAACCTTTATAACTCTGACCAAGGGACAAAGTGAATCTCTGACAGCTATACTGGATATGTCGTCAGGTTCAGTTGAAGGAACCGGCAATGAGCTTGTTTGGCTGTCCAGCAATCCGACTGTGGCTACGGTGAGCCAGGGAAAAGTTGAGGGTATGGGTTATGGATCAGCCCATATTACGGTAAAAACAAAAGACGGCAGCCAAGCCTCTTGCCTTGTTGCTGTGGATTCACCAACTAAAAAATATAGAACGATGAATTTGAGCAACTACACAAAAACCGGAACAAATACCGCTACTTTTAAATATCAACTGCTTGATGAGACAGGTAAAGATATTACCGCGGAAATTCCAGCCTCTCAATTACGTGCAACTTCTACCCTAAGCTCATCTATTTCTTTAGATCCAAGTCAAGGGATAGGAACCATAACCTTTAAGTCTTCTTCAGATACGGGCAAACCCATTACCATTATACTCCTTGACGGAGCGAGTGGTTCAGCAGTGAGCCTCGACTCAACTTCAAACGCAGGTTCCTCCAGTTACACTTATCCCGTCGGTATTCCCCAACCTGAATTGCCGCCCCCAAACCCCGACCAGAAAATTAGTGAAATCAAGATCACTTCAACAAAACTGGGCATAGCTTGGAGCGATGGCATCAGTAACGACATGGGTTATGCAACCTATATTGTAAAGGATCAAAATGGCCGTGATATTACCAACTCATCTCTTGCCAATAATCTAAAGGCTACCAGTGATGTGGGTATTGCTGCCACAGCCTACAAGGGCCTGCTGAAAGTGGATTTCGGTCCGAATCTGGATGCTTACTCCCTGACCGGGGTTACAGTAACGATTACCGATCCCCAAAGCGGCGTGACGGGCACGGCGACCTTAGAAATTACTCCGCAGATTCGCGTCATATCGCCTTAA